A single region of the Acidobacteriota bacterium genome encodes:
- the lptB gene encoding LPS export ABC transporter ATP-binding protein: MTERPASSHRIRTQDVRKVYRGRSVVQDVSIEVGQGEVVGLLGPNGAGKTTTFYMVVGLTRPDGGRVFFDDVDITDLPMYLRAQQGISYLPQEPSVFRRLSVEGNLRAVFETIGLGRAEQRRRINQLIGDFDLVAVRRSRGNQLSGGERRRLEIARALAISPSFILLDEPFAGIDPIAVLDIQAIIRQLRDMGIGVLITDHNVRETLKITDRAYIINDGRILRTGTPAELSADPTVRKIYLGAEFTL; this comes from the coding sequence GTGACCGAACGGCCGGCTTCCAGCCATCGCATCCGGACGCAGGATGTGCGGAAGGTCTATCGGGGACGGTCAGTCGTCCAGGATGTGTCGATCGAGGTTGGTCAGGGCGAAGTCGTCGGTCTGCTGGGTCCGAACGGCGCCGGCAAGACGACGACCTTCTACATGGTGGTCGGCCTGACCCGACCGGATGGCGGCCGCGTGTTCTTCGACGACGTGGACATCACGGACCTTCCCATGTATCTGCGGGCGCAGCAGGGGATCAGCTATCTACCTCAGGAACCGTCGGTGTTTCGGCGGCTGTCGGTCGAGGGCAACCTGCGGGCGGTGTTCGAGACCATCGGCCTGGGCCGCGCCGAACAGCGCCGCCGGATCAACCAGTTGATCGGAGATTTCGACCTTGTAGCCGTCCGGCGCTCCAGGGGGAACCAGCTCTCCGGGGGCGAGCGGCGGCGGCTCGAGATTGCCCGCGCGCTTGCGATCAGTCCCAGCTTCATCCTCCTCGATGAGCCGTTCGCCGGCATCGATCCCATCGCGGTACTCGACATCCAGGCGATCATCCGGCAGCTTCGTGACATGGGCATCGGTGTTCTGATCACGGATCACAACGTGCGGGAGACGCTCAAGATCACGGACCGCGCGTACATCATCAACGATGGCAGAATCCTCCGTACGGGGACGCCGGCCGAACTCTCGGCCGATCCGACGGTCCGCAAGATCTATCTTGGCGCCGAGTTCACGCTTTAG